In Candidatus Margulisiibacteriota bacterium, the genomic window CGAGCTGTCAGGCGGGGAGCAGCAGAGGACCTGCATTGCAAGAGCGATAGTCAACAACCCTCCGCTTTTGATAGCGGATGAGCCCACCGGCAACCTTGATCCGGCCACCTCCTGGGAGATAATCCAGCTGCTTGACAAGATAAACAAAAGGCACACCACCGTTATAGTGGCCACGCACAACAAGGCCATAGTGGACGGGATGAGAAAAAGAGTGATAGCGCTTGAAAGCGGCAGGATAATCAGGGACCAGCAGCTTGGAGTATACAGCAATGTCCTTTGAGTTCTTTTTAAAAGAAGCCTGGACCGGTTTTCGCAGGGCTGGCGTGATGAGCCTTGTCTCGCTTGTAATAATAACCGTCTCGCTCACCGTGTTCGGAACTTTTCTTTTGGCTATCTTTAATCTCGGCACCATGGTCTCTTCCGTCGGATCAAAGATGGAGGTCGCCGCCTATGTGGACAAGCAGATAGACGATTACACCGGCAACACTCTGATGCTGGAGCTGTCAAAGATAGAAGGGGTGGAAAAGGTCAAGTTCATACACCGCGACGAGGCCTGGGCAGCCTTCAAAAAGGATTACGAGGGCAGGCTGGAGTTAGGCGATATAGTCAAAGAGAACCCTCTGCCGAATGCTTTTGTGATAAAGGTCAAGAGTCCGGACCTTGTAGCCATAGTGGCAAAAAAGGTCTCCAATATGCCGCAGATAGACGAGGTAAGGTTCAGCGGCAATCTTGCCGACCGGCTCAACAAACTGCTTGAGGCAGTGAGGCTCGCGGGCTTTATCCTTGTCACCCTTTTGATAATGGCAACTCTGCTGATAGTGGTCAACACGATCAGACTTACGGTCCTGTCGCGCCAGACGGACATTTACATCATGAAACTGGTCGGGGCCACTAACTCCTTTATAAAATGGCCATTTATACTTGAAGGGATAATAATAGGGGTGGCCGGTTCATGCGTTTCTGTCATAATATTGAAATTTTCCTACGATCTTGTTTCTTCCAGGATAGCGGCGGCGCTTCCTTTCATTCCTCTCATAACCTCAAAAGCGGCGCTTTTCTGGATCTACAGCGGAGTTGCCGCTCTGGGAATACTATTGGGCATCATCGGCGCTTATATTTCGGTAAATGCCCAGCTAAAGGAGTCCGTCTAATGCTGTCAAAACTCAGGAAGAACATGAAATGGATACTTATAACGGTGGCGGTGG contains:
- the ftsX gene encoding permease-like cell division protein FtsX, translated to MSFEFFLKEAWTGFRRAGVMSLVSLVIITVSLTVFGTFLLAIFNLGTMVSSVGSKMEVAAYVDKQIDDYTGNTLMLELSKIEGVEKVKFIHRDEAWAAFKKDYEGRLELGDIVKENPLPNAFVIKVKSPDLVAIVAKKVSNMPQIDEVRFSGNLADRLNKLLEAVRLAGFILVTLLIMATLLIVVNTIRLTVLSRQTDIYIMKLVGATNSFIKWPFILEGIIIGVAGSCVSVIILKFSYDLVSSRIAAALPFIPLITSKAALFWIYSGVAALGILLGIIGAYISVNAQLKESV